The following proteins are co-located in the bacterium genome:
- the corA gene encoding magnesium/cobalt transporter CorA has translation MERVKGKVKRRRVFHRRTMPGEVPGTVQTDPGAPFPVIHIISFSPEESVEVEHATVEEIGSCLEKWPVTWVNVDGLGDADTLIALAELFGIHGLALEDVVHVHQRPKVEEYEDNLFIVARMLSLAEGRVGSEQVGVFLGDRFVLTFQERQGDCLDPVRERIRKARGRIRKFGADYLAYAILDAVVDAWFPLLEDYGELLDNLEVVILDEPDETTVNDIHRVKRDLMEIRRTVWPMRETVNSLFRNDSFIKPETQLYLRDCYDHVAQVIDMVESYRDMASGLMDVYLSSISNRMNEVMKVLTIIATIFIPLTFVAGIYGMNFNTEASPFNMPELNWKYGYPAFWGLMLVIGGAMALFFRSRGWLGGGKRPRS, from the coding sequence ATGGAAAGAGTGAAAGGGAAGGTAAAGAGGCGCAGGGTGTTTCACCGCCGGACCATGCCCGGGGAGGTTCCCGGAACCGTCCAGACAGATCCCGGCGCCCCTTTCCCGGTGATCCACATCATCTCCTTTTCTCCCGAGGAGAGCGTGGAGGTCGAGCACGCGACGGTTGAGGAAATCGGTTCCTGCCTGGAAAAGTGGCCCGTTACGTGGGTCAACGTGGACGGCCTGGGGGATGCCGACACCCTCATTGCCCTGGCTGAACTTTTCGGGATCCACGGGCTGGCCCTCGAGGATGTGGTCCACGTTCACCAGAGGCCCAAGGTCGAGGAGTACGAGGATAACCTTTTCATCGTGGCGCGGATGCTGTCGCTGGCAGAGGGGCGGGTCGGCTCCGAGCAGGTGGGGGTCTTCCTCGGTGACAGGTTTGTGCTGACCTTCCAGGAGCGCCAGGGCGACTGTCTCGATCCGGTCCGTGAAAGGATCCGCAAAGCCCGTGGCCGGATCAGAAAATTCGGGGCAGACTACCTCGCCTACGCTATCCTCGACGCTGTGGTCGACGCCTGGTTCCCCCTGCTGGAAGATTACGGTGAACTGTTGGACAATCTTGAGGTCGTCATTCTCGACGAACCCGACGAGACCACCGTTAATGACATCCACCGGGTCAAGCGCGACCTGATGGAGATAAGGCGCACCGTTTGGCCCATGCGGGAAACGGTCAACTCATTGTTCAGGAACGATTCCTTCATCAAACCGGAAACCCAGCTGTACCTCCGGGACTGCTACGATCACGTTGCCCAGGTCATCGACATGGTGGAAAGTTACCGTGACATGGCCAGCGGACTCATGGACGTTTACCTCTCCTCGATCAGCAACCGCATGAACGAGGTGATGAAAGTCCTCACTATCATCGCCACCATCTTTATCCCCCTGACCTTCGTGGCGGGGATCTACGGCATGAACTTCAACACCGAAGCGTCTCCCTTTAACATGCCGGAACTCAATTGGAAGTACGGCTACCCGGCTTTCTGGGGCCTGATGCTCGTCATAGGCGGTGCCATGGCCCTTTTCTTTCGCAGTCGCGGGTGGCTGGGTGGGGGAAAACGACCCCGCAGTTGA
- the arsS gene encoding arsenosugar biosynthesis radical SAM protein ArsS (Some members of this family are selenoproteins.), translating into MNRFEKLVSGTKEKGLYASGIETLQVNVGLICNQSCAHCHLGASRDNHEIMQWSTMQKVLCLVREVKPALVDITGGAPELNPHLRRFVAALAGEGCRIQVRTNLTALAEKEGDELLAFFGKHRVLLAGSLPCYLEENVTAQRGKGVYGKSVETVKRLNKLGYGIDEGLQLNLVYNPGGAYLPGDQAGLEADYKRELKERFGIRFNNLLTIVNMPVGRFRNILEEKGNYDKYMNLLTASFNAATVQGLMCRSQISIRWDGALYDCDFNLALNLVMNHGAPDHIDKWVFDAVAGRRIVTGTHCFGCTAGAGSSCGGAIADS; encoded by the coding sequence ATGAACAGGTTCGAAAAACTCGTCTCCGGGACCAAAGAGAAAGGCCTGTACGCCAGCGGTATCGAAACCCTGCAGGTCAACGTTGGGCTGATCTGCAACCAGTCCTGTGCCCATTGCCACCTGGGCGCCTCGCGGGACAACCATGAGATCATGCAGTGGTCCACCATGCAGAAGGTCCTCTGTCTGGTCCGGGAGGTTAAACCGGCCCTGGTTGATATTACCGGAGGGGCTCCGGAACTGAACCCTCATCTGCGGCGTTTCGTCGCGGCCCTGGCGGGAGAAGGGTGCCGGATCCAGGTGAGGACGAACCTTACAGCACTCGCGGAGAAGGAAGGCGATGAACTCCTTGCCTTCTTTGGAAAACACCGCGTTCTGCTTGCAGGATCGCTTCCCTGCTACCTCGAGGAAAACGTGACGGCTCAGCGGGGAAAAGGTGTCTACGGCAAGAGCGTCGAAACTGTCAAGCGGCTTAACAAGCTGGGCTACGGAATCGATGAAGGCCTCCAGCTCAACCTGGTCTATAACCCCGGGGGCGCTTACCTGCCAGGTGACCAGGCGGGTCTCGAGGCCGACTACAAGCGTGAGCTGAAGGAACGTTTTGGCATCCGGTTCAACAACCTTCTCACCATCGTTAACATGCCTGTCGGCAGGTTCAGGAATATCCTCGAGGAGAAGGGAAACTACGACAAGTACATGAACCTTCTCACCGCGTCATTCAACGCCGCTACGGTCCAGGGGCTCATGTGCCGAAGCCAGATCAGCATCCGATGGGACGGCGCCCTTTACGACTGTGATTTCAACCTTGCCCTCAATCTGGTCATGAACCATGGAGCTCCCGACCACATCGACAAATGGGTTTTTGACGCTGTGGCCGGGAGGAGGATCGTAACCGGGACTCACTGTTTCGGATGCACGGCCGGTGCCGGATCGTCTTGCGGGGGGGCCATAGCGGATAGCTGA
- a CDS encoding TVP38/TMEM64 family protein — protein sequence MNKEHKKTPPWRPIILLVVVMGIVALSARVGIGQKLGDLQEWIRSLGALGPLVFTAVYAVATVAALPGSALSIVAGALFGPVVGVITVIFAATLGASLAFLVSRYLARGSVEGWLENNEKFRRLDELTARHGDIVVAITRLVPIFPFNLLNYGFGLTKVPFRTYVLWSFVCMLPGTILYVTGSAAVVEAVREGKVPWILVLIVVMILAIIVVLGQQARKRLGEGPSIPPGRASGSGSRPVDQASQDLAQGGQDREDRGADHG from the coding sequence ATGAACAAGGAACATAAAAAAACACCACCCTGGCGGCCGATCATCCTCCTTGTCGTGGTCATGGGGATCGTTGCCCTGTCGGCAAGGGTCGGGATCGGCCAAAAACTGGGCGATCTTCAGGAGTGGATAAGGTCCCTGGGTGCTCTCGGGCCCCTGGTGTTCACAGCGGTGTATGCGGTTGCTACCGTGGCCGCCCTGCCCGGATCTGCCCTGTCCATTGTTGCCGGAGCCCTCTTCGGGCCGGTGGTAGGGGTCATTACGGTGATCTTCGCAGCCACCCTGGGGGCCAGCCTGGCCTTTCTGGTGTCCAGGTATCTTGCCCGCGGTTCCGTCGAGGGATGGCTGGAAAACAACGAGAAATTCCGCAGGCTCGATGAGCTCACCGCGCGCCACGGTGACATCGTGGTGGCCATTACCCGCCTGGTTCCCATCTTCCCCTTCAACCTTTTGAACTACGGTTTCGGTCTGACAAAAGTGCCCTTTCGAACCTACGTCCTGTGGTCTTTCGTGTGCATGCTGCCGGGTACCATCCTGTACGTTACAGGCTCGGCAGCGGTGGTCGAAGCGGTCCGTGAAGGAAAGGTGCCGTGGATCCTGGTTCTGATAGTGGTCATGATCCTGGCGATCATTGTCGTCCTGGGTCAGCAGGCGAGGAAAAGGCTGGGAGAAGGCCCTTCGATCCCGCCAGGGCGGGCCTCAGGGTCGGGTAGCAGGCCCGTCGACCAGGCTTCCCAAGACCTGGCTCAGGGCGGGCAGGACAGGGAGGATAGAGGAGCAGACCATGGGTGA
- a CDS encoding DUF445 family protein gives MSQLAWFLIFPLVGALVGWFTNWLAILMLFRPRQPIRVLWWSLQGVIPRRHYQFADRIAETVEKSLLTREDLDKAMSGVGWHEEISRLIRDVLHDRGPGGIIEQIPGVAQIWKNIVLPSLQEVLSREVIRFVEGYRSGFVDRLRDSVDVREIVRSRVEQFEIETLENLVMSVARREFGHIQVVGAITGALIGVIQGLILLLAG, from the coding sequence ATGTCCCAACTTGCCTGGTTCCTCATCTTTCCCCTCGTCGGCGCCCTCGTCGGCTGGTTCACCAACTGGCTGGCTATCCTCATGCTTTTCCGTCCCCGTCAGCCGATCCGTGTCCTCTGGTGGTCTCTTCAGGGTGTCATTCCGCGTCGCCACTACCAGTTCGCCGACCGCATTGCTGAAACGGTGGAGAAGAGCCTCCTGACGCGGGAGGATCTGGATAAGGCCATGTCGGGGGTCGGGTGGCACGAGGAGATAAGCCGTCTCATAAGGGATGTCCTCCACGACAGGGGGCCGGGAGGGATCATCGAACAGATCCCCGGCGTCGCCCAGATCTGGAAGAACATCGTCCTGCCTTCCCTTCAGGAGGTTCTGAGCCGAGAGGTGATCCGGTTTGTCGAGGGGTACCGGTCCGGGTTCGTGGACCGGCTCAGGGATTCGGTGGATGTCAGGGAGATCGTCCGGTCCAGGGTGGAGCAGTTCGAGATCGAAACCCTGGAAAATCTGGTGATGTCAGTGGCCCGCAGGGAGTTCGGCCACATCCAGGTTGTGGGAGCGATCACCGGCGCCCTCATCGGGGTGATCCAGGGGCTGATCCTGCTGCTGGCAGGATGA
- a CDS encoding mechanosensitive ion channel family protein encodes MQIEWLQEWLIPAAFLVGGITLGLLAERVILPLLLRAARRLDIDSVTLVARSLKGMVLLWGFLAGLSGAIAAAPMKPDLIRFLEKIPVVLFLLSLTVLLARISVGIFDLKAGKGKGDTPTISLFSNLIKLGVYILGILVILQTLGVSITPVLTALGVGGLAVALALQETLSNLFAGLQIIAARQVKPGDFVHLDTGEEGYVTDVTWRNTTIKGINNNMVIVPNSKLASAILTNYHQPAKEMLVFVPVGVHYDSDLEQVERVTLEVIRDVQAAVNGAKRDHEPRIRYNEFGSSSINFRAVLAVEEFLSGYELTHEFVKHLKRRYNEEGITIPFNMVTLDIPDNPQLTLNLRDRNGDAPKSGASREPMDAET; translated from the coding sequence ATGCAGATCGAATGGTTACAGGAGTGGCTGATCCCCGCCGCTTTTCTGGTTGGCGGTATTACCCTGGGATTGCTGGCAGAGAGGGTGATCCTGCCCCTCTTGCTCAGGGCAGCCAGGAGGCTCGACATCGACTCGGTGACCCTCGTCGCCCGGTCCCTGAAGGGGATGGTCCTGCTGTGGGGGTTCCTTGCCGGCCTCTCCGGCGCCATTGCGGCCGCCCCCATGAAACCGGACCTCATCCGGTTCCTTGAAAAGATCCCTGTTGTTTTGTTCCTGCTGTCACTGACCGTGCTCCTCGCCCGGATCTCCGTTGGTATTTTTGACCTCAAGGCCGGGAAAGGGAAAGGCGATACACCCACCATCTCCCTTTTTTCCAACCTCATCAAGCTCGGGGTCTACATCCTGGGCATCCTCGTCATCCTCCAGACCCTCGGCGTCTCCATCACGCCGGTCCTCACGGCTCTCGGGGTGGGAGGCCTGGCGGTGGCACTGGCGCTCCAGGAGACCCTTTCCAACCTTTTCGCAGGTCTGCAGATCATCGCCGCGCGCCAGGTCAAGCCCGGTGACTTTGTCCACCTCGACACCGGCGAGGAGGGGTATGTCACCGACGTGACCTGGCGCAACACGACCATTAAAGGGATCAACAACAACATGGTCATCGTTCCCAACTCAAAGCTTGCCTCGGCCATCCTCACGAACTACCACCAGCCGGCAAAGGAGATGCTGGTCTTCGTCCCCGTGGGGGTGCACTACGACAGCGACCTGGAGCAGGTGGAGAGGGTCACCCTGGAAGTGATCCGTGATGTCCAGGCCGCGGTGAACGGAGCCAAGCGTGACCATGAACCCAGGATACGGTACAACGAGTTCGGGAGCTCGAGCATCAATTTCAGGGCCGTTCTGGCCGTGGAGGAGTTCCTCAGCGGTTACGAACTGACCCACGAGTTCGTCAAACACCTGAAACGGCGCTACAACGAGGAAGGGATCACCATACCGTTTAACATGGTGACCCTGGACATCCCGGACAATCCACAGTTGACGTTGAACCTGCGGGACAGAAACGGAGACGCACCGAAGTCTGGAGCTTCCAGAGAACCGATGGACGCGGAGACATGA
- a CDS encoding bifunctional transaldolase/phosoglucose isomerase, with protein sequence MNNIHKARVLGQSIWIDHIRRSFITSGEMGRFIDLGVTGMTSNPTIFEKAITGSSDYDRALSALVGTGLSPELAYDAITVEDVGMAADLLRPVYERTGGGDGYVSLDVDPHLASDTEGTVSEAVRLFNRLARPNIMIKVPATTEGILAVEELTRQGVNVNVTLIFSLQQYRDAAQAYIVGLKKRSAEGRSINTLASVASFFLSRVDSAVDELLQEKGTDELRGRTAIANARLAYADFLGLFAGHDWEQLSYLGGRVQRPLWASTGTKNPAYIDTMYVDHLIGPHTVSALPVDTLQAFLDHGTAAFTLGEDISEAKQHMAAIARHGIDIEAVTDKLLVTGVEAFALSFSSLMTGIRHKVDDLRAGRSVFNWETGPYREKIQSTLEGIRDNRIMDRIRDHDHTVWKESPEEISNRLGWLSSPENMQGVIPRIMDMVSHVRAAGYTDALLLGMGGSSLAPDLLRRTFGITPGFLDVRILDSTDPGAVIEHTRRLDPARTLFIVSTKSGTTTETLSFFKYFYNWTCDALGAFSAGEHFIAITDPGSSLAGLAGQLGFRDIFLNDPNIGGRYSALSYFGLVPAALLGIDIARLLCRAATMVCNCEPSNCPVDGDNSGAILGAILGTLHGENVDKLTFITSPSLTAMGAWLEQLIAESTGKEGKGILPVEGEIPGSPEVYGRDRLFAYLYLDGDTTFHEAFDSLIESGHPVVRIELSNLYDLGGEFIRWEMATAVAGHVMGINPFDQPNVEAAKIKARAMLDAYLKTGRLPSPEADLDNGNIQVFTDTGASDLSEAVTGFLAQAGEGDYVAVQAFLHPTAHAALALGELRHSIRDRLKTATTVGFGPRFLHSTGQLHKGDRGNGLFMQITSWSPRDLPIPDEAGKEPSAITFGVLKAAQAMGDRQALLDAGRRVIRFHVRGDVVEGIRRLKEAVS encoded by the coding sequence ATGAACAACATTCATAAAGCCCGCGTCCTCGGCCAATCGATCTGGATCGACCATATCAGGAGATCATTCATCACATCAGGAGAGATGGGAAGGTTCATCGACCTCGGTGTGACCGGGATGACTTCAAACCCCACCATTTTCGAAAAAGCGATCACAGGCAGTTCCGATTATGACAGGGCTCTCTCTGCCCTTGTGGGCACCGGACTGTCCCCTGAACTGGCATACGACGCTATCACCGTAGAAGACGTCGGTATGGCAGCCGACCTTTTGCGCCCTGTCTACGAGAGGACAGGGGGAGGGGACGGCTACGTCAGCCTTGATGTCGACCCGCATCTGGCCTCGGACACCGAGGGTACTGTTTCTGAAGCGGTCAGGCTCTTCAATCGCCTCGCCCGCCCAAACATCATGATCAAGGTTCCAGCCACGACAGAGGGCATCCTTGCCGTCGAGGAACTGACACGACAAGGTGTCAACGTCAACGTCACCCTGATCTTTTCTCTCCAGCAGTATCGGGACGCGGCTCAAGCCTATATCGTTGGTCTTAAAAAACGATCGGCCGAAGGTCGATCCATCAACACGCTTGCCTCCGTAGCCTCCTTTTTCCTCAGCCGTGTGGATTCAGCTGTTGACGAACTCCTGCAGGAAAAGGGGACCGACGAGCTGCGGGGGCGTACGGCCATCGCCAACGCACGGCTCGCCTACGCCGATTTTCTGGGGCTCTTTGCCGGTCACGACTGGGAACAGCTTTCATACCTCGGTGGCCGTGTCCAGCGCCCCCTTTGGGCCAGTACCGGCACCAAGAACCCTGCCTACATCGACACCATGTACGTGGACCATCTCATCGGGCCCCACACGGTGAGCGCCCTTCCCGTTGACACCCTCCAGGCCTTCCTGGATCATGGAACAGCCGCCTTCACGCTGGGGGAGGACATTTCCGAAGCGAAACAGCACATGGCTGCCATCGCCAGACACGGCATCGACATTGAGGCTGTGACCGACAAACTGCTGGTTACCGGGGTCGAGGCTTTCGCGTTATCCTTCAGCTCTCTCATGACCGGGATCCGGCACAAGGTCGACGACCTGAGAGCGGGCAGATCTGTTTTTAACTGGGAGACCGGGCCCTACAGGGAGAAAATCCAGTCCACCCTGGAAGGGATCCGGGATAACAGGATCATGGACCGCATCCGGGACCACGATCACACCGTCTGGAAAGAGTCCCCGGAGGAGATTTCCAACAGGTTAGGTTGGCTGAGCAGCCCTGAAAACATGCAGGGTGTTATCCCCAGGATCATGGATATGGTCTCCCACGTCCGTGCGGCCGGATACACGGATGCCCTTCTCCTTGGCATGGGCGGCTCCAGCCTCGCACCGGACCTCCTGAGGAGGACCTTCGGGATCACCCCCGGGTTCCTGGACGTCAGGATATTGGACAGCACGGACCCGGGCGCGGTCATCGAGCACACAAGGCGTCTCGATCCGGCCAGGACCCTTTTCATCGTATCCACCAAATCCGGGACAACAACCGAGACCCTTTCGTTCTTCAAGTACTTCTACAACTGGACCTGCGACGCCCTGGGCGCCTTCAGCGCCGGGGAGCATTTTATCGCCATCACGGACCCCGGCAGTTCCCTGGCCGGTCTTGCCGGACAGCTGGGGTTCAGGGATATCTTTTTGAACGACCCCAATATCGGCGGCCGTTACAGCGCCCTGTCCTATTTCGGCCTTGTCCCGGCAGCCCTCCTCGGCATCGATATCGCACGGCTGCTCTGTCGCGCCGCCACCATGGTGTGCAACTGTGAACCGTCCAACTGTCCCGTTGACGGAGACAACTCCGGCGCCATTCTGGGAGCGATCCTGGGCACTCTCCATGGGGAAAACGTGGACAAGCTGACCTTTATCACTTCCCCTTCCCTCACCGCCATGGGCGCCTGGCTCGAGCAGCTCATCGCGGAAAGTACCGGCAAGGAGGGCAAGGGGATCCTGCCGGTAGAAGGGGAGATCCCCGGCTCACCGGAAGTATACGGCCGCGATCGGCTTTTCGCCTACCTGTACCTTGACGGGGACACGACTTTTCACGAGGCCTTCGATTCCCTCATTGAGTCGGGGCATCCCGTGGTCCGCATCGAGCTTTCCAACCTGTATGATCTGGGAGGAGAGTTTATCAGGTGGGAGATGGCCACCGCCGTGGCCGGGCATGTCATGGGGATAAACCCCTTCGATCAACCCAACGTGGAGGCGGCCAAGATAAAGGCCCGGGCCATGCTGGACGCATACCTCAAAACGGGCCGACTTCCCTCTCCTGAAGCGGACCTGGATAACGGGAATATCCAGGTGTTCACGGATACTGGTGCGAGCGATCTCAGTGAAGCTGTAACGGGTTTCCTGGCCCAGGCAGGGGAGGGTGACTATGTTGCTGTCCAGGCCTTCCTCCACCCCACGGCTCACGCAGCCCTGGCCCTTGGTGAACTGCGCCACTCTATCCGGGACCGGCTCAAGACAGCCACCACGGTCGGTTTCGGACCCAGGTTCCTCCACTCCACCGGACAGCTTCACAAGGGAGACAGGGGAAACGGCCTGTTCATGCAGATCACCAGTTGGTCCCCCAGGGACCTGCCCATTCCCGACGAGGCAGGGAAAGAGCCTTCAGCCATCACCTTCGGAGTTCTCAAGGCCGCCCAGGCCATGGGAGACCGCCAGGCTCTCCTGGACGCCGGTCGACGTGTTATCCGGTTTCACGTGAGGGGGGATGTGGTGGAAGGGATACGGCGGCTGAAGGAGGCTGTCAGCTGA
- a CDS encoding mercuric reductase, with protein sequence MGDKPLLTPQDDYNRILENNVHPPGWVNPKPQSRYNLVVIGAGTAGLVTAAGAAGLGARVALVERHLMGGDCLNVGCVPSKCLIRSARAAADVRDAARFGIEVTEGYEVDFAAVMERMRRLRSGISANDSARRFSGELGVDLFLGEGSFTGPDTVEVDGARLRFKKAVIATGARAFVPPIDGLADTGYLTNETVFSLTERPERLAVIGAGPLGCEMAQTFQRLGCRVSLLEMGPRILSREDRDAALMVEAAMVRDGVELILSCGITRVEKGADGKTVHLQCGGDEKTITVDEILVGVGRVPNVDGLNLEGVGVDYDERSGVRVNDRLQTTNPAIYAAGDICFPYKFTHTADALARIVIQNTLFRGRKKTSALTIPWCTYTDPEVAHVGMYEGDAASRGVEVHTITVPMADVDRAIAEDETGGMVRIHLKKGTDTILGATIVARHAGEMISELSVAMAAKMGLGALSSVIHPYPTQAEGIRKAADAYNRTRLTPGVKKVFETILRWQR encoded by the coding sequence ATGGGTGACAAACCACTGCTGACTCCACAGGATGATTACAACCGGATCCTGGAAAACAACGTTCATCCGCCCGGCTGGGTTAACCCGAAGCCGCAGAGCCGGTACAACCTGGTTGTTATCGGAGCAGGAACGGCCGGGCTGGTGACAGCGGCCGGGGCAGCCGGCCTGGGAGCAAGGGTGGCCCTGGTTGAAAGACATCTCATGGGTGGTGACTGCCTCAACGTGGGGTGCGTCCCTTCCAAATGCCTTATCCGGTCTGCCCGTGCGGCGGCGGACGTCAGGGACGCGGCCCGTTTCGGCATCGAGGTGACCGAAGGCTACGAAGTGGATTTCGCTGCCGTTATGGAGCGGATGCGAAGGCTTCGTTCGGGGATCAGCGCCAACGACTCCGCCCGGCGCTTTTCCGGGGAGTTGGGTGTCGACCTCTTCCTCGGGGAAGGGAGCTTTACGGGGCCCGACACCGTGGAGGTGGATGGCGCAAGGCTCCGGTTCAAGAAAGCCGTGATCGCCACGGGAGCTAGAGCTTTCGTTCCCCCGATAGACGGCCTTGCCGATACCGGGTATCTCACCAACGAGACGGTTTTCTCCCTTACAGAAAGGCCGGAGCGCCTCGCCGTCATCGGTGCCGGTCCCCTGGGCTGCGAAATGGCCCAGACCTTCCAGAGGCTGGGCTGCCGGGTTTCCCTTCTGGAGATGGGACCCCGAATCCTATCAAGGGAAGATCGTGACGCAGCCCTCATGGTAGAGGCTGCCATGGTTCGTGACGGGGTCGAACTGATCCTGTCTTGCGGCATTACCCGGGTGGAGAAGGGGGCTGACGGTAAAACCGTTCACCTGCAATGCGGGGGTGACGAGAAAACGATCACGGTGGACGAGATCCTTGTCGGCGTGGGACGGGTGCCCAACGTGGATGGTCTGAACCTGGAAGGCGTGGGAGTCGATTACGACGAGCGCAGCGGCGTCAGGGTCAACGACCGTCTTCAGACCACGAACCCGGCCATCTACGCGGCCGGGGATATCTGCTTCCCTTACAAGTTCACGCATACCGCCGATGCCCTGGCCCGGATCGTCATCCAGAACACCCTGTTCCGGGGGCGGAAGAAGACCAGCGCCCTTACCATACCATGGTGCACATACACCGACCCAGAGGTCGCTCACGTGGGCATGTACGAAGGTGATGCGGCCTCAAGAGGGGTCGAGGTCCACACCATAACGGTTCCCATGGCTGATGTGGACCGGGCCATAGCCGAAGATGAAACCGGGGGGATGGTACGGATCCACCTGAAAAAGGGGACCGATACCATCCTTGGAGCCACCATCGTCGCCCGTCACGCAGGGGAGATGATCAGCGAACTCTCGGTGGCCATGGCCGCGAAGATGGGTCTCGGCGCTCTCTCTTCAGTCATCCATCCCTACCCCACCCAGGCCGAAGGGATCCGCAAGGCCGCGGATGCTTACAACAGGACGCGGCTCACGCCGGGAGTGAAAAAGGTTTTTGAAACGATCCTGAGATGGCAGAGGTAG
- a CDS encoding Rrf2 family transcriptional regulator yields the protein MKITKAADYAVRCCQHLSGAGVGVLVSRREVSEAMDIPSPFLGKIAQQLTRDGIIEIVQGARGGYRLLVGPTELSLLRIIEAVMGPVLLNACALDAGSCTRSVTCSVHGVWKDLLAQFRQQLDERKIADLLN from the coding sequence ATGAAGATCACGAAGGCCGCTGATTACGCGGTTCGCTGCTGTCAGCACCTTTCCGGCGCCGGCGTCGGGGTACTTGTCAGCCGCAGGGAAGTCTCTGAGGCCATGGATATCCCTTCCCCTTTCCTCGGCAAGATCGCCCAGCAACTGACCAGAGACGGCATCATCGAGATCGTCCAGGGGGCTCGTGGTGGATACAGGCTGCTCGTGGGTCCAACGGAACTTTCCCTGCTCAGGATCATCGAAGCGGTCATGGGTCCCGTTCTGCTCAATGCGTGCGCTTTGGACGCGGGAAGCTGCACCAGGTCCGTCACCTGTTCTGTCCATGGGGTGTGGAAAGATCTCCTGGCGCAGTTCCGTCAGCAGCTGGATGAAAGGAAGATCGCTGATCTGCTGAACTGA
- a CDS encoding TIGR04283 family arsenosugar biosynthesis glycosyltransferase, with amino-acid sequence MNFRLILFTRYPVPGSTKTRLIPALGAEGAADLQREMTEHILSRLRPLGGEGVEIEVRYDGGDESAMAAWLGDGLLLTAQGAGDLGQRMERAFTGAFADGIKKAVIVGGDCPELDAPDVREALALLEDNPIVLGPASDGGYYLIAMTSSASPALYGAVFSDIPWGTREVLWRTVNALADAGMDMGLLDEKADVDEPEDLAVWETARSKRKARSAKREPVTKWFASPFEASPKYPVPSTQESKPQAISVIIPTLNEEERIGELLVALEDEGVEVVVADGGSTDNTVSICEEAGVRVEVSPRGRAEQMNAGAEAASGDILLFLHADTRLPEGFAFNVRKAVAYGAAGGAFLFGTDSDTASMRLIENAVHFRTVRLGIVFGDQAIFIRSETFRKIGGFPDLPVMEDYELWKRLGKAGRRELIPLQVTTSSRKWTDRGVWRTTLINQAVMWLYVLGVDPGWLGRWYGKTGRREKGKGKRDL; translated from the coding sequence ATGAATTTCCGCCTCATCCTGTTCACCCGCTACCCCGTTCCCGGTTCTACAAAAACCCGCCTCATCCCGGCCCTGGGTGCCGAAGGCGCTGCCGATCTTCAGCGTGAAATGACGGAACACATCCTGAGTCGGCTCCGCCCTCTGGGGGGAGAAGGGGTCGAGATCGAGGTGCGGTACGATGGAGGGGACGAAAGTGCCATGGCCGCCTGGCTGGGAGACGGCCTCCTTTTAACGGCGCAGGGTGCGGGAGACCTCGGGCAGCGGATGGAGCGAGCGTTTACGGGCGCCTTCGCGGACGGCATAAAAAAGGCTGTCATCGTCGGCGGCGACTGCCCTGAGCTGGACGCTCCGGATGTCCGGGAAGCGCTGGCGCTGCTGGAGGACAACCCCATTGTCCTGGGACCGGCCTCCGACGGAGGCTATTACCTCATCGCCATGACATCGAGCGCATCGCCGGCTCTTTATGGGGCCGTGTTCTCAGATATCCCGTGGGGGACGAGGGAAGTTCTATGGCGTACGGTCAACGCCCTGGCAGACGCTGGTATGGACATGGGGCTCCTGGATGAAAAAGCAGATGTGGACGAGCCGGAGGATCTCGCCGTTTGGGAAACGGCGAGATCCAAGCGTAAAGCACGAAGCGCGAAGAGAGAGCCAGTTACCAAATGGTTCGCTTCTCCCTTCGAAGCAAGTCCCAAGTACCCGGTACCCAGTACTCAGGAAAGCAAACCTCAGGCGATCTCGGTAATTATTCCAACTCTCAACGAGGAGGAGCGGATCGGGGAGCTTCTGGTCGCCCTTGAGGATGAGGGTGTTGAGGTTGTGGTTGCCGATGGAGGCAGCACGGACAACACAGTGTCCATTTGCGAGGAGGCAGGGGTCAGGGTTGAAGTTTCACCCCGGGGGCGTGCGGAGCAGATGAACGCGGGTGCTGAGGCTGCGTCCGGGGATATTCTCCTTTTCCTCCACGCGGATACCCGCTTGCCCGAGGGGTTCGCCTTCAATGTCAGGAAAGCGGTTGCGTATGGTGCAGCCGGAGGGGCGTTTCTTTTCGGAACAGACAGCGACACGGCTTCCATGAGGCTCATAGAGAATGCGGTCCATTTCCGGACCGTCAGGCTTGGTATTGTTTTTGGTGATCAGGCGATTTTTATCCGTTCCGAAACTTTCCGGAAGATCGGCGGTTTTCCAGATCTTCCGGTCATGGAAGATTACGAGCTGTGGAAGCGGCTGGGCAAGGCGGGCAGGCGGGAACTGATTCCCCTGCAGGTCACGACATCTTCCCGGAAATGGACGGATCGAGGTGTCTGGCGCACCACCCTCATCAACCAGGCGGTCATGTGGCTGTATGTCCTGGGGGTGGATCCGGGGTGGCTGGGGAGATGGTATGGGAAAACAGGGAGAAGGGAGAAGGGAAAAGGGAAAAGGGATTTATGA